Proteins found in one Hyla sarda isolate aHylSar1 chromosome 7, aHylSar1.hap1, whole genome shotgun sequence genomic segment:
- the LOC130281576 gene encoding cytochrome c oxidase assembly protein COX15 homolog: MLLLSLRSSLTQCRVHAVRFIHSAGGKSSNAQCKHAVQKRWKSSMVSEVAAPSRAAVGSVPNSAAERVMGKWLLACSGMVAGAVILGGVTRLTESGLSMVDWHLVKEMKPPSSREEWEAEFHKYQQFPEFKILNHDMTLNEFKFIWYMEYSHRMWGRAVGLAYILPAVYFWNKGWFNRGMKGRVLGLCGFVCFQGLLGWYMVKSGLEEKPDSYDVPRVSQYRLAAHLGSALVLYCASLWTGLSLLLPKHKLVETSQLLKLRKFTHWTAGLVFLTALSGAFVAGLDAGLVYNSFPKMGDRWIPDDLLAFSPTLKNVFENPTTVQFDHRILAISSVAAITGLYYYSRKIPLPRRARLAVNSLMAVAYLQVTLGISTLLLYVPTPLAATHQSGSLALLSMAIWLMNELRRLPK, from the exons ATGCTTCTTTTGAGTCTTCGCTCCAGCCTGACGCAATGTAGAGTGCACGCTGTGCGCTTCATTCACTCAGCAGGAGGCAAG TCCTCCAACGCTCAGTGTAAGCACGCAGTCCAGAAAAGATGGAAGAGCAGCATGGTGTCAGAGGTGGCCGCTCCGTCAAGAGCTGCGGTTGGGTCTGTACCAAACTCTGCTGCTGAACGTGTCATGGGAAAATGGCTTCTGGCGTGCAGCGGTATGGTAGCTGGGGCCGTGATCCTTGGGGGAGTAACAAG GTTAACAGAGTCCGGACTTTCAATGGTCGATTGGCACCTGGTAAAAGAAATGAAACCACCGAGTTCACGGGAGGAATGGGAGGCAGAGTTCCACAAATACCAACAGTTCCCGGAGTTCAAAAT TCTGAATCACGACATGACCCTAAATGAGTTCAAGTTTATTTGGTACATGGAGTATTCCCATCGTATGTGGGGGCGAGCAGTGGGCCTGGCCTACATTTTACCCGCCGTCTACTTCTGGAACAAGGGATGGTTTAACCGGGGAATGAAAGGACGTGTGCTGGGCCTCTGCGGGTTTGTTTGCTTTCAG GGTCTGCTGGGCTGGTACATGGTGAAGAGCGGATTAGAAGAGAAGCCGGATTCCTATGATGTGCCCCGTGTCAGTCAGTACCGCCTGGCTGCACATTTAGGTTCTGCCCTCGTCCTCTATTGCGCAAGTCTTTGGACAGGATTATCTCTTCTTCTCCCTAAACATAAG TTAGTTGAAACAAGTCAGCTGCTGAAGCTCAGGAAGTTCACACACTGGACGGCAGGTCTCGTCTTCCTTACAGCGCTCTCAG GAGCCTTTGTGGCAGGACTAGATGCCGGTCTCGTCTACAATTCTTTCCCTAAGATGGGGGATCGCTGGATCCCAGATGATCTTCTTGCGTTCTCTCCAACCTTGAAAAACGTCTTTGAAAATCCAACCACAGTTCAGTTTGATCACCGCATCCTT gcaatcAGCTCTGTAGCAGCCATCACCGGCTTATATTACTATTCCCGGAAGATTCCTCTGCCCCGAAGAGCGAGGCTCGCTGTGAACTCTCTCATGGCTGTGGCTTATTTACAG GTTACATTGGGCATCAGTACTCTGCTCTTGTACGTCCCAACACCTCTAGCTGCCACCCACCAGTCCGGCTCCCTCGCTCTCCTCAGTATGGCTATCTGGCTCATGAATGAACTGCGACGTCTTCCCAAATAA